In the genome of Myxococcus guangdongensis, the window GTTGCGGTTGTGCTCTTGCGTCCAAGCAACTATTGGATGCCCCTCCGGATTGAGGATGAGTGAAGCCTTGGAGATGCCCGCGATGGATGAAACGGCTACGCCTGAGGGACCATGGTCTATCCATTCGCCATTCGTAAAACGTCTGACGCGAAGATGGCTTAGCGATGGCTTGATATCGTGCCACACGGCAATCAAGTTGCCGACGGTATCGAAGGCATAGCTCTCCATCGTTTCGCTGCTGGAGAGATACGTGCGTGCCCCATCACCAGTTCCCCAATCAATCCAGAACGGCACCACCCAGTCCCAGCCCCGTGACTCAGGCACCAGGCTGTTCCCCGCCAGGTCCACCACGGACTCGGTGAGCACCAGTCGAACCGGGTTCGACGGCGCATAGCCCTCGCCCGGGGACACCGTCAGCGTCTTCCCATCCCCCGACAGGCCCACCGTCCGGGGCACCTCCGCGTCACCCACCGTGAGCCGGACCGTGGCGCTCGTCACCGTGTCCGCTCGCATCGGCTCGGAGAACTCCGCCTGGATGGGCGCCTTCACCCAGACCCTCTGCGCGCCCGGCTCCGGCGACCGCGTCACCAGCCTCGGTGGCGTCCGGTCCACCACCACTTCCCGCGACTCCCCCTCGAACACCGTCTCCCCGAACACCGTCCGGGTCCGCAGCGTGTGTTCCCCCTCCGCCTCCACCGTCGTGTCCCACGCATACACGTACGGAGGCTCCAGCACCGCGAGCACCTCTCCGTCCCGGAGCAGCTCCAGCCGGTCCGGGACATGCCCCGCGACCTCCAGCCGGACCTCCAGGACGCCATTCGTATGGGCCACTCCCGCGGGCGCGACGATGCGCACCTCACTGTTCACGGGAGTGATTGCCGGCACCTCGATACAGGCCGGCGAGGACAGGAGGACAGCGGCCACCCAGGGCAGCAGGACAGGTCTTGGAGTGCGCATCACGAGACGTCGGTGCAGGCCCCATTCCGTTGCCCACAGGACAGTCCTCCGCACATAGCAGCCCTCCCTCACCCCCTTCAAACCCCCTGCTTT includes:
- a CDS encoding Ig-like domain-containing protein produces the protein MNSEVRIVAPAGVAHTNGVLEVRLEVAGHVPDRLELLRDGEVLAVLEPPYVYAWDTTVEAEGEHTLRTRTVFGETVFEGESREVVVDRTPPRLVTRSPEPGAQRVWVKAPIQAEFSEPMRADTVTSATVRLTVGDAEVPRTVGLSGDGKTLTVSPGEGYAPSNPVRLVLTESVVDLAGNSLVPESRGWDWVVPFWIDWGTGDGARTYLSSSETMESYAFDTVGNLIAVWHDIKPSLSHLRVRRFTNGEWIDHGPSGVAVSSIAGISKASLILNPEGHPIVAWTQEHNRNPYSARIHASQWTGTQWSAMGITSIEEDDAKIYKTAPYLTWTASGRPAITWAERDASGNSTICAAEWSADSWDIQGTCFNIQEQTKDAYPPVLKYTSNNTPTMAWIAKNPLNIYAIHASQFINNVWEPLFQEDLEIRNQDPYVSLAIGPSDTPILSWLYTAGDGHEAVTTSKWHDFTWTPLGPTIMPLSGDLTMMTPALQTDASGTPFITWTGNNSPKHRLHTARWTGQQWESLDDSSFANDGSALTNFHSLQRMSTGEIILSWQESTGTGTRMRVRRFNR